The genomic DNA AAAAAGCGGAATCACCTCCCGCGCGCTACGAGCGGGAATCGGAACCCTGCGTGCGTTTCGTGCCGCTCGATTACCAGGGCGACTTTTTCCGCCATTTCCTGCGCAAAAAATCGCTGCTTCTGACGATCGCCGCCATTCTCATCGCCGTGCTCGTCAACCGCCTCATCACGCCACGGCAGCAATGGTGGGGATACGTCGTCATCGGCGGCCTCGCGGTCTACTGGTGCGTGCTGCAAACCATTTATCGCCGCAGAAGGTTTTATTCCCTGCTCGCCGTGTGCGCCTATGCGCTGTCCGCCGCGCTGTATCTGATCGATCTGACGATCTCTTTCGACCTGGCGGGAAACGCTTCTTATTTCGGGATCTCTCTGCAATACGCCGTACCGGGGCTCTTATTCGCCCTTTTGATCACCTGCGACGTGATGTCGTTCGTCGAAAAGAGCGGATATAAATATTATCTCGTTTCGCTCGTTCTGGTTTCCGTGGTCGCGCTCGTGCCCGAGATCGTGGTGCTGTGCCTGCCCGTTTACCGCAATTGGCTCACGTTTCCGCTGTTCTGCTTTACGCTTTTGAATCTGTTCGTGGTAGCGGTCCTGTATTGGAAGCCCCTGAAATCGGAAATGGCGAGGAAATTTCATACTTGAAGCAAAGGAGTCTTGATTTTTGAAACAATTTTTCTCTTATGTGAAAGGGCGCGTCAGAGCGGATAAGATCCTGACGGCGATCGTATTCGTCTTTATCGCCTTTTGTGTCGGTTCGGGTATCTATTTCGGCGTGATCGGGCAGGCGCGGAATTGCGTCATGTCCTTTGCCTATTTATTGGTCGTTCCCGTAATCT from Candidatus Borkfalkia ceftriaxoniphila includes the following:
- a CDS encoding DUF6320 domain-containing protein, which codes for MKYCRQCRVFAHKDLTRCPLCGSYLVGAEKAESPPARYERESEPCVRFVPLDYQGDFFRHFLRKKSLLLTIAAILIAVLVNRLITPRQQWWGYVVIGGLAVYWCVLQTIYRRRRFYSLLAVCAYALSAALYLIDLTISFDLAGNASYFGISLQYAVPGLLFALLITCDVMSFVEKSGYKYYLVSLVLVSVVALVPEIVVLCLPVYRNWLTFPLFCFTLLNLFVVAVLYWKPLKSEMARKFHT